One Thermofilum pendens Hrk 5 DNA segment encodes these proteins:
- a CDS encoding DUF364 domain-containing protein translates to MGVVEEIYEYALSRAGSERVKRVVIGVHATLVELEDGRAGVAYTNREGPLSSVTPGRLRGMNVSDALGLLLSPRGLEVSVGLAAVNALLNAAGEGVVEADALEQVGVAPGDSVVLVGYFAPYVEALRGRVRRLAVLEFASVVVEGVEVYPWWAYAAVLRDADKLLITGSSIVNHTINYLLTAPTRAEKHLVGPSSPLAPEVFGRYGVKTINTAVVVDPESCATILMEGGGFSSCFREGCLRKVSARLDG, encoded by the coding sequence GTGGGCGTGGTCGAGGAGATATACGAGTACGCTCTCTCCAGGGCTGGCTCGGAGAGGGTTAAGCGCGTAGTTATCGGTGTGCACGCGACGCTGGTAGAGCTCGAGGACGGCAGGGCGGGCGTGGCTTACACGAACAGGGAGGGCCCCCTCTCCAGCGTTACCCCGGGGAGGCTGAGGGGCATGAATGTGTCCGACGCCCTGGGGCTCCTCCTGTCCCCCAGGGGGCTCGAGGTCAGCGTGGGGCTGGCGGCTGTGAACGCTCTGCTGAACGCCGCGGGGGAGGGGGTGGTGGAGGCGGACGCGCTGGAACAGGTAGGCGTCGCGCCCGGCGACTCCGTAGTCCTGGTGGGCTACTTCGCGCCGTACGTCGAGGCGCTCAGGGGTAGGGTGAGGAGGCTCGCCGTCCTGGAGTTCGCGAGCGTAGTGGTCGAGGGCGTCGAGGTGTACCCGTGGTGGGCCTACGCCGCCGTGCTTAGAGACGCGGACAAGTTGCTGATAACGGGCTCCTCGATAGTTAACCACACTATCAACTACCTGTTAACAGCCCCGACGCGCGCCGAGAAGCACCTCGTAGGCCCCAGCTCGCCGCTAGCCCCCGAGGTCTTCGGGAGGTACGGCGTGAAGACTATCAACACGGCTGTCGTCGTGGACCCGGAGTCCTGCGCCACGATACTGATGGAGGGCGGAGGCTTCTCGTCGTGCTTCAGGGAGGGTTGCCTGCGGAAGGTTAGCGCCAGGCTAGACGGGTGA
- the kdpB gene encoding potassium-transporting ATPase subunit KdpB: protein MPPDVKIQWTSVLWESAKKLNPAYLFGENPIMFVVELGAFFTAVYATLEGLREGAASALHVQLLVILLATVWFSTLSESISEHQARARVDYLRSLEKDVVAHKLVGDRVVDVRSSELVPGDVVVVGEGEYVPRDGYVLEGIAYVDESMLTGESEPVEKKKDDRVIGGTRVVRGRIRVEIVAEPGKSYIDRLMALIQTAKRPKMKSEVMLSILLGGLSLTFLVITASLYFALRSVGGWADPVLAVAFLVALMPTTIGGLLPAIGVAGVTRLMAENIVAKSGKAVEAAGDVDVIVFDKTGTITEGSRSAVAFIPLKNYTERDVAVAAYLASVGDRTHEGISIIELAKSKGYVPEDLLVNEALSARKISFDVRTRFSGVEFSWYRRKSPFAGTVTPLSEVSRRILEARERGERVTVIKGSVDSVLEVVREDRATREAIARIVEEVGRRGETPLLVALNDEAVGVVVLKDRIKEGVKEKIRRLKKMGVKLVMITGDNPVTAEAIAREVGIKHYVARAKPEDKLRRVEEEQLEGHVVAVLGDGTNDAPALAKADVGIAMNSGTRAAKEAANMIDLDSDPTKVVRVVEVGRELQTTRGAITTFSIMNDIAKYFTIFPMIVARSFPQLSWLNFMGLHSPESAILATMIFNAVIIPSLIPLALRGAGFKVASYSELLARNLLVYGLGGVVTPFVAIKLIDVLLVYLGVG, encoded by the coding sequence ATGCCGCCCGACGTGAAGATTCAGTGGACCAGCGTGCTCTGGGAATCGGCCAAAAAGCTCAACCCGGCGTACCTCTTCGGCGAGAACCCGATAATGTTCGTAGTGGAGCTCGGCGCCTTCTTTACGGCCGTCTACGCGACCCTCGAGGGGCTCCGCGAGGGCGCCGCCAGCGCCCTCCACGTGCAACTGCTAGTCATACTGCTCGCAACGGTCTGGTTCTCCACGCTCTCGGAGTCCATCTCGGAGCACCAGGCGAGAGCGAGGGTCGACTACCTCAGGAGCCTCGAAAAGGACGTAGTAGCGCATAAGCTCGTAGGTGACCGTGTCGTCGACGTGCGCTCCTCGGAGCTTGTGCCAGGCGACGTCGTGGTGGTTGGCGAGGGGGAGTACGTACCCAGGGATGGCTACGTGCTAGAAGGCATAGCGTACGTAGACGAATCCATGCTGACGGGCGAGTCGGAGCCCGTCGAGAAGAAGAAGGACGACAGGGTGATAGGCGGCACCAGGGTCGTTAGGGGGAGGATCAGGGTGGAGATAGTCGCGGAGCCCGGTAAAAGCTACATCGACCGGCTCATGGCGCTGATCCAGACGGCCAAGAGGCCGAAGATGAAGAGCGAAGTCATGCTCTCGATACTCCTCGGCGGACTCTCGCTAACGTTCCTCGTGATAACCGCTTCGCTGTACTTCGCCCTTAGATCGGTGGGCGGCTGGGCAGACCCCGTGCTCGCGGTCGCATTCCTGGTGGCGCTGATGCCGACGACTATAGGGGGGCTTCTCCCGGCGATAGGCGTGGCTGGGGTCACGAGGCTGATGGCTGAGAACATCGTAGCTAAGTCCGGGAAGGCGGTCGAAGCCGCGGGGGACGTAGACGTGATAGTATTCGACAAGACGGGCACTATAACCGAGGGCTCTAGGAGCGCGGTGGCTTTCATCCCGCTAAAGAACTACACCGAGAGAGACGTCGCGGTGGCGGCGTACCTGGCCTCAGTGGGGGACAGGACCCACGAGGGGATCTCTATCATAGAGCTCGCGAAGTCCAAGGGCTACGTACCGGAAGACCTGCTGGTAAACGAGGCTCTCTCGGCCAGGAAGATAAGCTTCGACGTGCGCACAAGGTTCAGCGGGGTGGAGTTCTCCTGGTACCGCAGGAAGAGCCCCTTCGCCGGGACAGTCACTCCTCTAAGCGAGGTGTCGAGGCGCATCCTGGAGGCGAGGGAGAGGGGCGAGAGGGTAACCGTGATAAAGGGCTCCGTGGACTCGGTGTTGGAGGTAGTGAGGGAAGATAGGGCTACTAGGGAGGCTATAGCCCGCATAGTCGAGGAGGTGGGTAGGAGGGGCGAGACCCCGCTACTCGTCGCGTTGAACGACGAGGCTGTGGGGGTAGTCGTACTGAAGGATAGGATCAAGGAGGGGGTGAAGGAGAAGATCAGGAGGCTGAAGAAGATGGGCGTAAAGCTCGTAATGATAACCGGCGATAACCCGGTGACGGCGGAGGCTATTGCTAGGGAAGTGGGCATAAAGCACTACGTGGCCCGCGCGAAGCCCGAGGACAAGCTGAGGAGAGTAGAGGAGGAGCAACTGGAGGGGCACGTGGTAGCCGTGCTGGGAGACGGCACGAACGATGCCCCCGCGCTCGCCAAGGCGGACGTCGGCATAGCGATGAACAGCGGTACGCGGGCAGCCAAGGAGGCGGCGAACATGATAGACCTGGACTCCGACCCCACCAAGGTGGTGAGGGTAGTCGAGGTGGGCAGAGAACTGCAGACGACGAGGGGGGCGATAACGACCTTCAGCATAATGAACGATATCGCCAAGTACTTCACCATCTTCCCGATGATCGTCGCCCGGAGCTTCCCCCAGCTCTCCTGGCTGAACTTCATGGGGCTCCACAGCCCCGAGTCCGCGATACTAGCAACGATGATATTCAACGCCGTCATAATACCGTCGCTCATACCGCTGGCGCTGAGAGGTGCAGGCTTCAAGGTAGCCTCCTACAGCGAGCTACTAGCCAGGAACCTCCTCGTCTACGGGCTCGGAGGAGTCGTGACGCCGTTCGTAGCGATAAAGCTTATCGACGTGCTACTAGTATACCTCGGGGTGGGATAG
- a CDS encoding AbrB/MazE/SpoVT family DNA-binding domain-containing protein, translating to MKTVVSRKGQVVIPKEVREKLGLVPGTVLRVRVEGKRVVLEPVEEPPREVFVEAGPEVTGRLLREAKLESDKALRLLRDLGVEEG from the coding sequence GTGAAGACCGTTGTCTCGAGGAAGGGGCAGGTGGTTATCCCAAAGGAGGTTAGGGAGAAGCTCGGCCTCGTACCGGGAACGGTGCTGAGGGTGCGCGTCGAGGGGAAGAGGGTTGTCCTGGAGCCGGTAGAGGAGCCTCCCCGCGAGGTTTTCGTCGAGGCTGGGCCCGAGGTTACGGGTAGGCTTCTACGCGAGGCGAAGCTTGAGTCCGATAAGGCCCTGAGGCTCCTGAGGGACCTGGGTGTCGAGGAAGGCTAG
- a CDS encoding PIN domain-containing protein — protein sequence MSRKARVALDTSVIVEYIDARGDLHRQAELVFSALLSGRLEALIPHPVLAETYYVAARLYRALGAGDPEGTASRLVSWLYRLPSVSVPEGGVELAVEAGRVKARYGVALTDCYVLAVARVYACKALFKRPEGEMAKHLDELRREYGAVFLEDYA from the coding sequence GTGTCGAGGAAGGCTAGGGTGGCGCTGGATACCAGTGTGATAGTGGAGTACATCGACGCGAGGGGCGATCTGCACAGGCAGGCAGAGCTCGTATTCTCGGCTCTACTGTCGGGTAGGCTGGAGGCTTTGATTCCGCACCCAGTCCTAGCCGAGACCTACTACGTTGCGGCGAGGCTTTACCGGGCGTTGGGCGCCGGGGACCCTGAGGGGACGGCTTCCAGGCTCGTGTCTTGGCTCTACAGGCTTCCATCCGTGAGCGTGCCGGAGGGTGGGGTAGAGCTCGCAGTAGAGGCTGGGAGGGTGAAGGCGAGGTACGGGGTAGCGCTGACGGACTGCTACGTATTAGCTGTTGCTAGGGTCTACGCCTGCAAGGCGTTGTTCAAGAGACCCGAGGGCGAGATGGCGAAGCACCTGGACGAGCTGAGAAGGGAGTACGGGGCGGTCTTCCTGGAGGACTACGCCTAG
- a CDS encoding class II glutamine amidotransferase, which produces MCRQLIAVGNLSELPPAVLEAFAKASACDPLMPSVAGTGKCGRHGDGWGFAAVTLEEYQRVEHYRSTIPVYEDAWGFEKLRRALRGEGVLVVHARKASAGSVSARNTHPIHYGWRGYEMFLAHNGSMRAGDLAASLGVPVLPDVTDTFYLGEYVYRRLDLPGAGNLAEAFGEAARYTETAMNVAAMLWGSSLLGVAVSYLSPGLLGSEVHERYYRLLLLRGDGWVAVFSSTLAEYLGGEGFEELPFQSGLALSVERGGGVRVRAFRVG; this is translated from the coding sequence GTGTGCAGGCAACTGATAGCTGTCGGTAACCTCTCAGAGCTACCACCCGCCGTTCTTGAGGCTTTCGCGAAGGCCTCGGCGTGCGACCCGCTGATGCCTAGCGTCGCGGGCACCGGGAAGTGCGGGAGGCACGGGGACGGATGGGGCTTCGCCGCGGTGACGCTCGAAGAGTATCAGCGGGTGGAGCACTACAGGTCGACGATACCCGTGTACGAGGACGCCTGGGGCTTCGAGAAGCTTAGGCGGGCGCTCCGCGGAGAGGGGGTTCTCGTCGTTCACGCTAGGAAGGCTAGCGCGGGCTCCGTGAGTGCCCGGAACACTCACCCGATCCACTACGGGTGGAGGGGCTACGAGATGTTCCTCGCGCACAACGGGTCGATGAGGGCGGGGGACCTGGCGGCGAGCCTGGGCGTCCCCGTTCTCCCGGACGTTACCGACACGTTCTACCTCGGCGAGTACGTGTACAGGAGGCTGGACCTGCCCGGGGCCGGGAACCTCGCGGAGGCATTCGGGGAGGCTGCGAGGTACACGGAGACGGCGATGAACGTCGCCGCGATGCTGTGGGGCTCCTCCCTGCTCGGAGTAGCGGTCTCCTACCTCTCGCCCGGCCTGCTGGGGAGCGAGGTGCACGAGAGGTACTACAGGTTGCTCCTGCTACGCGGGGACGGGTGGGTGGCAGTCTTCTCGTCGACTCTGGCGGAGTACCTCGGCGGTGAGGGATTCGAGGAGCTACCGTTCCAGTCCGGCTTGGCGCTGAGCGTCGAGCGAGGCGGCGGAGTGCGGGTCAGGGCTTTTAGAGTGGGGTAG
- a CDS encoding magnesium transporter CorA family protein, protein MAGDELHLQGGRALLVEVDGRSVADALRELPVDLDVAELVARDAERTRVTAYKDALVVVLGYPGKGRFAALLRGDTVAVAAPRGLLARLREDFEKNSYGCRSSPDAFLALSLLRLIDEYYAYYDALEDEIDGLEDSVAEDPTRVDVARFRRVRGSLVEFRRDLYSLRAAASLLLGEGVYDLSEGAKRLVQEVYEDAVQLLDMVESQKERLADIRDLHLSALSLALNEVMKKLTAINVIALPLLVIAGIYGMNLEIPEARWPYAYPAVLTAMATLTAILAYALRKRGWL, encoded by the coding sequence ATGGCAGGTGACGAGCTACACCTTCAGGGCGGGCGGGCGCTACTCGTGGAGGTCGACGGGAGGAGCGTCGCGGATGCCCTCAGAGAGCTCCCCGTGGACCTCGACGTCGCGGAGCTCGTGGCTAGAGACGCGGAGAGGACGCGCGTAACGGCGTACAAGGACGCGCTTGTGGTCGTCCTCGGCTACCCCGGTAAAGGGCGGTTCGCCGCGTTGCTTAGAGGCGACACAGTAGCCGTTGCGGCGCCGCGAGGCCTGCTCGCCAGGCTCAGGGAGGACTTCGAGAAGAACTCCTACGGCTGCAGGAGTTCCCCGGACGCTTTCCTCGCCCTCTCCCTGCTGAGGCTCATCGACGAGTACTACGCCTACTACGACGCCCTGGAAGACGAGATAGACGGCTTGGAGGACAGCGTGGCCGAGGACCCGACGCGGGTCGACGTGGCGCGCTTTAGGCGCGTGCGCGGGTCCCTGGTGGAGTTCCGGAGGGACCTCTACTCGCTTAGAGCCGCCGCCTCGCTACTACTCGGGGAGGGGGTCTACGACCTCTCCGAGGGCGCGAAGAGGCTCGTACAGGAGGTCTACGAGGACGCCGTGCAGCTACTCGACATGGTGGAGTCGCAGAAGGAGAGGCTGGCGGACATAAGGGACCTCCACCTCTCCGCCCTCTCGCTAGCCCTCAACGAGGTAATGAAGAAGCTTACAGCGATAAACGTGATAGCGCTACCACTCCTCGTGATAGCCGGTATCTACGGGATGAACCTCGAAATCCCCGAGGCGAGGTGGCCGTACGCATACCCAGCGGTCCTCACAGCAATGGCAACGCTCACCGCAATACTAGCCTACGCGCTACGGAAGAGAGGCTGGCTGTAG
- a CDS encoding type II toxin-antitoxin system VapC family toxin — MIYLDTSVIVSYVDEEDPNHGRAVELLGRLMEDRVASQLTLLELAAVYSRAGLPNPVSLAVYSLRVVGASLVDVDLNQVSRQALRYAQLLRLRTLDLLHVVAARMLGASAVASFDKEIAERAGAIREALGLEFVG; from the coding sequence ATGATCTACCTCGATACGAGCGTGATCGTGTCTTACGTGGACGAGGAGGACCCGAACCACGGGAGAGCTGTCGAGCTGCTGGGCAGACTGATGGAAGACAGGGTCGCCAGCCAGCTCACGCTCCTAGAGCTCGCCGCAGTCTACTCGAGGGCAGGGCTCCCCAACCCCGTCTCGCTCGCAGTGTACTCGCTGAGGGTGGTGGGCGCCTCGCTCGTCGACGTGGACCTTAACCAGGTTTCAAGGCAGGCTTTGAGGTACGCCCAGCTCTTGAGGCTCAGAACCCTCGACTTACTACACGTAGTCGCCGCCAGGATGCTCGGGGCGAGCGCGGTAGCATCCTTCGACAAGGAGATAGCCGAGAGGGCAGGCGCCATCAGGGAGGCGCTGGGCTTGGAGTTCGTAGGTTGA
- a CDS encoding radical SAM protein codes for MRRARLQEPLGGGVVACLACERRCRVRPGARGACGNYANVGGVLWHAGYGKLSAVELRPIEIKPLFHYWPNSLALTYSNFGCNFHCPWCQNHHLSFSLPPEGLEPVDPEALADLAVSAGAQGISASFNEPITNLDYVVDASEAARKRGLYSMMVTNMYFTTSSLRLVLEAGVDGFAASVKGCPSARRVLANVDHYVVFRNARVALDSGAHVEIVYLVVPGANDSKECYEWVVGTLLDTLGPEVPLHVNRYYPAWAWREPPTPLGKLLEVRDYAVKEGVKYVYVGNVHDPELESTRCPRCGKTLVRREGYRVVEFNLDFEGGRYKCPRCGEPVPIKGRYVAPG; via the coding sequence TTGCGTAGGGCCAGGCTCCAGGAGCCCCTGGGAGGCGGGGTCGTCGCGTGCTTAGCGTGCGAGAGGAGGTGCAGGGTGCGCCCCGGCGCCCGCGGGGCCTGTGGGAACTACGCGAACGTGGGCGGCGTGCTCTGGCACGCTGGCTACGGGAAGCTCAGCGCCGTGGAGCTGAGGCCCATCGAGATAAAGCCGCTGTTCCACTACTGGCCGAACTCCCTGGCCCTCACCTACAGCAACTTCGGCTGCAACTTCCACTGCCCCTGGTGCCAGAACCACCACCTCAGCTTCTCCCTGCCCCCCGAGGGGCTCGAGCCCGTCGACCCCGAGGCCCTCGCGGACCTAGCCGTCTCGGCGGGGGCCCAGGGGATCTCGGCTAGCTTCAACGAGCCTATAACGAACCTAGACTACGTCGTCGACGCGTCCGAGGCCGCGAGGAAGAGAGGGCTGTACTCGATGATGGTTACCAACATGTACTTCACGACCAGCTCGCTCAGGCTCGTACTGGAGGCGGGCGTCGACGGCTTCGCCGCTAGCGTTAAGGGGTGCCCCTCCGCGAGGAGGGTTCTCGCGAACGTCGACCACTACGTGGTCTTCAGGAACGCGAGGGTTGCTCTGGACAGCGGGGCCCACGTCGAGATAGTCTACCTCGTCGTGCCCGGCGCCAACGACTCCAAGGAGTGCTACGAGTGGGTGGTGGGGACCCTCCTGGACACCCTGGGGCCCGAGGTCCCGCTCCACGTGAACAGGTACTACCCCGCCTGGGCCTGGAGGGAGCCGCCGACCCCCCTCGGGAAGCTCCTCGAGGTGAGGGACTACGCCGTCAAGGAGGGCGTGAAGTACGTCTACGTCGGCAACGTCCACGACCCCGAGCTCGAGTCGACGAGGTGCCCCAGGTGCGGCAAGACCCTTGTCAGGAGGGAGGGGTACAGGGTCGTCGAGTTCAACTTGGACTTCGAGGGCGGGAGGTACAAGTGCCCCAGGTGCGGCGAGCCGGTACCCATCAAGGGGAGGTACGTCGCGCCCGGGTAG
- a CDS encoding potassium-transporting ATPase subunit KdpA, which translates to MASDTAVYVIHASLLLVSVSLAASLLGRLISKLVVDWHRNPPEALALIEGRVLGALRVDTKPKTSWREYLASLLALNFASIALATLALYLQGVVRAGPPVSLDLAFNTAVSLVTNTGLQHYVGERDLSALLQVLVVIPMSFVASATGLSVAVAFMRSLVVGEPGNFFADFLRSLLVVYAPISVLAALALVAAGVPAGPVASLVAIKLLGNVGAGYFGANSAHPLENPSALTNFFEAFLMLLVPLSLPFAYERIAGRGRGYSLYAIDLVLLSLLLAIAPLSGFPLLGRGVEPRLGGSPTLIFNVVSALTNTGATSSSLTPMGPSAVSSILMGMFIQSAPGSALGFVYLTVYVVIVVFIGSLMVGKTPRFLGRAVSPRAIKYAVALFLVHPVIILVPTVVAQLTGACGFLGPPGPATFTKVLLEFSSAASNTGMSYLGDAANTPFWNVSTAIVMLLGRYVPIALMLLIAEDLAGTPPVSLPDPVETRGLLFVAFSTLMILVLFLLTFFPFIAIGPLASG; encoded by the coding sequence ATGGCTAGCGACACCGCGGTCTACGTGATCCACGCGTCCCTACTACTCGTATCCGTGAGCCTAGCGGCTAGCCTCCTGGGCCGCTTGATCTCGAAGCTCGTGGTCGATTGGCACAGGAACCCCCCGGAAGCCCTGGCGCTCATCGAAGGCAGGGTTCTAGGCGCTCTCCGCGTAGACACGAAGCCTAAGACGAGCTGGAGGGAGTACCTCGCCTCCCTCCTCGCGTTGAACTTCGCGTCGATAGCGCTGGCAACGCTGGCGCTGTACCTTCAAGGCGTAGTACGGGCGGGGCCCCCGGTCTCCCTGGACCTCGCCTTCAACACCGCTGTCTCGCTGGTAACGAACACCGGCCTCCAGCACTACGTGGGGGAGCGGGACCTCTCGGCCCTGCTCCAAGTGCTCGTCGTCATACCGATGTCCTTCGTAGCCTCCGCCACCGGCCTCTCGGTCGCAGTAGCCTTCATGAGGTCTCTCGTGGTGGGCGAGCCCGGGAACTTCTTCGCCGACTTCCTAAGATCCCTCCTCGTCGTCTACGCCCCCATCTCGGTTCTAGCGGCTCTCGCGCTGGTTGCAGCCGGGGTACCCGCCGGGCCCGTCGCTTCTCTAGTGGCGATAAAGCTCCTGGGAAACGTCGGTGCAGGCTACTTTGGGGCGAACTCCGCCCACCCCCTCGAAAACCCGAGCGCGCTTACAAACTTCTTCGAAGCCTTCCTGATGCTCCTCGTACCCCTCTCCCTGCCCTTCGCGTACGAAAGGATCGCCGGGCGGGGGAGGGGGTACTCCCTCTACGCCATAGACCTGGTGCTCCTCTCCCTCCTCCTAGCCATAGCCCCCCTCAGCGGCTTCCCGCTCCTCGGGAGAGGGGTAGAGCCGAGGCTGGGAGGTAGCCCGACTCTCATATTCAACGTCGTCTCGGCCTTGACGAACACGGGAGCCACTTCCTCGTCGCTGACCCCGATGGGCCCCTCGGCCGTATCCTCGATACTCATGGGCATGTTTATCCAGTCCGCGCCCGGATCCGCGCTGGGCTTCGTCTACCTCACAGTCTACGTAGTGATAGTAGTCTTCATAGGGTCGCTCATGGTCGGCAAGACTCCGAGGTTCCTAGGGCGCGCCGTCTCCCCGAGGGCTATCAAGTACGCTGTAGCGCTCTTCCTGGTCCACCCCGTGATAATACTCGTGCCGACAGTAGTAGCCCAGCTAACGGGGGCGTGCGGCTTCCTCGGACCCCCCGGCCCAGCGACGTTCACGAAGGTATTGCTGGAGTTTTCATCGGCCGCCTCGAACACGGGTATGAGCTACCTCGGCGACGCGGCGAACACGCCCTTCTGGAACGTATCCACAGCCATCGTGATGCTACTGGGCAGGTACGTGCCGATAGCACTGATGCTGCTAATAGCCGAGGACCTCGCCGGGACCCCCCCGGTAAGCCTACCCGACCCCGTGGAGACCAGGGGGCTACTCTTCGTTGCCTTCTCGACCCTAATGATCCTGGTCCTATTCCTCCTGACGTTCTTCCCGTTCATAGCCATAGGACCGCTAGCCTCCGGGTGA
- a CDS encoding ABC transporter permease, producing the protein MRRSRLWRPLGVAYAELILWRRQWMWIAQDAVWTLSLPLIFYFWGGLKALKSLVVASFVATGWTVGVNLVGQTVGWQRVSRIQEALVASPLSPSDYFVGTVLGQIPYFLTEYTAFTLLALWLEVSPAGVAALYALSFASLVLGSFLSLAVVLRIKNPMNISAVTNPLVTVTIILPPVWYPLSALPEVARLPALLAPTAALAELARWVAGLGCMDPAVPLLVTFVWIAGTGVALKSALHWGLEK; encoded by the coding sequence GTGAGGCGGTCCAGGCTCTGGAGGCCCCTCGGCGTCGCTTACGCTGAGCTGATCCTCTGGAGAAGGCAGTGGATGTGGATTGCCCAGGATGCCGTGTGGACCCTTTCGCTACCTCTTATCTTCTACTTCTGGGGAGGCTTGAAGGCGCTGAAGAGCCTCGTCGTCGCCTCATTCGTAGCGACGGGCTGGACGGTGGGGGTGAACCTTGTCGGGCAGACGGTTGGCTGGCAGAGGGTCTCGAGGATACAGGAGGCTCTCGTAGCCTCTCCCCTAAGCCCCTCCGACTACTTCGTGGGCACAGTGCTGGGGCAGATTCCCTACTTCCTTACGGAGTATACGGCATTCACGCTGCTCGCCCTCTGGCTGGAGGTGTCGCCGGCTGGCGTGGCCGCGCTGTACGCTCTCTCCTTCGCCTCGTTGGTGCTCGGTAGCTTCCTCTCCCTAGCCGTCGTGCTGAGGATAAAGAACCCGATGAACATCAGCGCAGTAACGAACCCCCTCGTCACGGTAACTATCATATTGCCGCCGGTGTGGTACCCACTCTCGGCTCTCCCAGAGGTAGCGAGGCTCCCGGCCCTCCTGGCCCCGACCGCCGCCCTCGCAGAGCTCGCCCGGTGGGTCGCCGGGCTAGGTTGCATGGATCCCGCTGTACCCCTCCTGGTCACCTTCGTGTGGATCGCTGGGACGGGGGTTGCGTTGAAGAGCGCCCTGCACTGGGGGCTGGAAAAGTAG
- a CDS encoding ABC transporter ATP-binding protein, with amino-acid sequence MNALEAEGLVKRFGNVEALRGVSLEARKGELLVLAGPNGAGKTTTVRIFTTNLRPDAGEARVLGYDVVREYREVRRRIAYIPQGFEPFWEHTPEEYVTAVLMMRGWSFWEARAQAKRWLDALGLSDARRPIRVLSGGQVRRAVVAAVLATEAEVLFLDEPTEGLDVEVRREVWRALRERLRDGSSILMTTHDMGEAEVVADRVALINSGVVLCQESPRALVEKVPYRYRAVVKKGSPLPADAVDLGDRAIVYFRSRSELGEFVSSLSDPGLLVSAGSVGLEDAYLFLLRGGGR; translated from the coding sequence ATGAACGCTCTCGAAGCGGAAGGTTTAGTGAAGAGGTTTGGGAACGTTGAAGCCCTCCGCGGCGTAAGCCTAGAGGCGAGGAAAGGCGAGCTCCTCGTGCTGGCAGGCCCCAACGGCGCCGGTAAGACCACCACGGTCAGGATCTTCACGACGAACCTCAGGCCCGACGCCGGCGAGGCGAGAGTCCTCGGCTACGATGTCGTCCGAGAGTACAGGGAGGTTAGGAGGAGGATCGCCTACATCCCCCAGGGCTTCGAGCCCTTCTGGGAGCACACACCCGAGGAGTACGTCACTGCAGTCCTCATGATGAGGGGCTGGTCCTTCTGGGAGGCGAGGGCCCAGGCCAAAAGGTGGCTTGACGCGCTGGGACTCTCCGACGCGAGAAGGCCCATCAGGGTGCTGAGCGGGGGCCAGGTGCGAAGGGCCGTGGTGGCCGCCGTACTCGCGACGGAGGCGGAGGTTCTCTTCCTCGACGAGCCGACCGAAGGGCTGGACGTCGAGGTGAGGAGGGAGGTGTGGAGGGCGCTGAGGGAGAGGCTGAGGGACGGGTCTAGCATACTGATGACAACGCACGACATGGGCGAGGCAGAGGTCGTCGCCGACAGAGTCGCCCTGATAAACTCGGGCGTGGTGCTCTGCCAAGAGAGCCCCAGGGCGCTCGTCGAGAAGGTACCCTACCGGTACCGGGCCGTAGTCAAGAAGGGCTCCCCGCTACCAGCCGACGCCGTGGATCTCGGAGACCGAGCCATCGTGTACTTCCGCAGCAGGTCCGAGCTCGGCGAGTTCGTATCCTCCCTCAGCGACCCCGGGCTCCTCGTATCAGCCGGCAGCGTGGGCCTAGAGGACGCGTACCTCTTCCTGCTACGGGGTGGTGGGAGGTGA
- a CDS encoding potassium-transporting ATPase subunit C encodes MQRYVRLAAASLALSATLMLVLGFAYPALVWALSLAVPKSGPELASCYGEKPQFFKPFAPENTSSGCDPFVPLDYALRQVPEVSRKTGLPEELVARVLRENAEKYRAANLYVLGPGYDIVNVVEVNKELAKLAERKGGGGG; translated from the coding sequence ATGCAGCGCTACGTAAGGCTCGCCGCGGCCTCCCTGGCACTCTCCGCAACGCTAATGCTAGTCCTCGGCTTCGCCTACCCAGCGCTCGTGTGGGCGCTATCACTGGCAGTGCCGAAAAGCGGCCCAGAGCTCGCCTCCTGCTACGGCGAGAAACCCCAGTTCTTCAAGCCGTTCGCCCCGGAAAACACTTCGTCGGGGTGCGACCCCTTCGTGCCCCTCGACTACGCATTGAGGCAAGTCCCGGAGGTTAGCAGGAAGACAGGCCTCCCAGAGGAACTCGTCGCCCGAGTCCTCCGGGAGAACGCGGAGAAGTACAGGGCGGCGAACCTCTACGTGCTTGGGCCCGGCTACGACATCGTAAACGTAGTCGAGGTGAACAAGGAGCTCGCAAAGCTCGCCGAGAGGAAAGGCGGGGGAGGCGGGTGA